A segment of the [Limnothrix rosea] IAM M-220 genome:
CAAGCCACTGGTTTAAAACGAATTATTTATTCAGCAATATATTTATTCAGCAATATATTTATTCAGCAATATATTTATTCAGCAATATAATGAATTGCGATTTATTTTATTGTCTAGCTCCATCGAAGACACCGAGCTTTAACCGACGACACAAAAGCGTCAACAAGGGACTTATTTTGTTGCTCGATTATTTTGAGAACAGCATTCGGACTAGTTTTATCGACCGATCAAACAATTTTTGCAACGTCTTAAATCACCAAGAAAAGTCGCAAGCTATTTTTTTGTGACTTTTACTACTGTAACTTTTACTACATTTACATTTAAACGAGTAGTCCCTAATGGATGACATTAAGCTTTATGGTCGATCGCCATAGGTTTTTTGCTAGTGCTTGATTTGGTATATCGATGACAAAAATTTTAATCATTGAAGACGAAGCACAAACTCGCAATGTCTTTCTTCGATGCTTAGAGATTGAAGGTTTTGATACCTGTGCCGCAAGTAATGCCCTAGATGGACTTGAGCTGGCCTTGCGTGAGCAACCGGATCTGATTGTTTGTGACATCCTTATGCCGGATCAAACGGGTTATTTTGTTTTATCTAAATTGCGGCGATCGCCCCAAACGGCCGCGATTCCTTTTATCTTTCTTACGGCAAAGGTCACCATGTCTGAATTGCGCCAAGGTATGCAATTGGGAGCCGATGACTATCTCACGAAACCCTGTACGGTTGAGCAATTTCTAGAGGCGATCGCCGTTCGCTTACAACGTCACCAAGATGTAATCATTAGCCAATCCAATCAAAACCCGAGTACGGGTATAGCATCCCAACCAGTTACGAACAGATTTGACGAATCAGAAAGTCTAGATTTTTGCTTTCCCCATAATGAGACTTTAAACCCGATTTTCCGATTTATTGAGACCCATTACAATCAATCAGTAAAGCTCGATGAGATTGCAAGGGAAGTGGGCTATTCTCCGGCCTATTTAACCAATTTAGTGCAAAAAGAAACCGGGCGAACTATTAAGCAATGGATTATTGCCCGACGAATGATGCAGGCACGAAAACTCCTTAAAAACACCACCCAAACAGTTAGAGAAATCGCCAACCATTGCGGTTACCCCGATGCCGGTTACTTCACGAGTCAATTTCGCAAGTTCCACGACGAAACGCCTTTAAAATGGCGCAAAACAGCAACAATTGCTACAAAATAAATAATTATTTTTTTAGACAGAAAACAAAGAGTATCAACATTTAGATCATGCCTTCTGTAGTTGATTTAACAAAAAAAAGCCTTTTTGACATTAGTAAAAAAAGTGCATAAAAAAACAACATTTTCACCAAAAAAAGTCCCATGTCCATTATCGAAGTAGCTGCTAATATGATGAACATCTTTCAGCAATTTTATTGAAACACCAAACAAGAGTGAAAACACAATTTCTTTGGTTTCAATTGTCAATTTTTTAGTGGGCGTGGACTATGACTTTGATTTCAGCGCAGCAAACATTACGAGGTTTGGGGCAATCTAGTTTGAACCCTAGCCGCTCTAATCTACAAACACTTTGTGCAACTTGTGGTGAGTATCATGCCGCTGGTGGTCATGCGGACTTTATGGCGACAATGCCTCAAGATCCCGTGGAACTTGTCGATGATTTCGTCAAGATGGGACTTTATCAGGAAAATCAATTGCAAGCCGCTGATGGCGTTAATGCTTACGAATTAAGAAAAGCGCTATTTCTCAAGCGTGTGGGTCGGGGTAGCCCCAAGCGAGAAAAGCTCATTTTGGATCTGTGTCAGCAGGCTGGTGGCCTTGATAATGCGATGGCTGCGGCGTTTGGCTCCAAAGCTGGTCTCTTTTTCT
Coding sequences within it:
- a CDS encoding response regulator, coding for MTKILIIEDEAQTRNVFLRCLEIEGFDTCAASNALDGLELALREQPDLIVCDILMPDQTGYFVLSKLRRSPQTAAIPFIFLTAKVTMSELRQGMQLGADDYLTKPCTVEQFLEAIAVRLQRHQDVIISQSNQNPSTGIASQPVTNRFDESESLDFCFPHNETLNPIFRFIETHYNQSVKLDEIAREVGYSPAYLTNLVQKETGRTIKQWIIARRMMQARKLLKNTTQTVREIANHCGYPDAGYFTSQFRKFHDETPLKWRKTATIATK